The Marinobacter qingdaonensis genome includes a region encoding these proteins:
- a CDS encoding D-2-hydroxyacid dehydrogenase, translating to MTQPSKPVVTVLTAPDEPEPPGMDALRARAEVRFACDEQTLNDTLPGTDIMMVTDFRTEALEAAWGSADRLQWIHATSAGVDALMFPALIEGDVVVTNARGIFDRTIAEYVLCTILMFAKDFPGSLRLQQKHQWQHRDTERAQGKRVLVVGAGSIGRQIGRLVGAIGMNAHGIARTPRQDDPDFVAVHGNDDLYEQLGHADYVVIAAPLTPKTEGLFDERAFKAMKPSARLINIGRGPIVKTGDLLAALRNGEIAGAGLDVFEEEPLPADHPLWDMENVTMTAHMAGDFIGWKRALTDQFLENFDHWHRGDDVFNLVDKELGYAGSR from the coding sequence ATGACACAGCCAAGCAAACCCGTGGTTACCGTTCTCACTGCACCGGACGAGCCGGAACCACCGGGCATGGACGCACTCCGGGCCCGGGCGGAGGTGCGGTTTGCCTGCGACGAGCAAACCCTGAACGACACCCTGCCCGGCACCGACATCATGATGGTCACCGACTTTCGCACCGAAGCACTGGAAGCGGCGTGGGGCTCGGCCGACCGACTGCAGTGGATTCACGCCACCAGCGCCGGGGTCGACGCGCTAATGTTCCCGGCCCTGATCGAGGGCGACGTGGTGGTGACCAACGCCCGCGGCATTTTCGACCGGACCATCGCCGAGTATGTGCTCTGCACCATCCTGATGTTTGCCAAGGACTTCCCCGGCTCCCTGCGCCTGCAGCAAAAGCACCAGTGGCAGCACCGGGACACCGAGAGGGCCCAGGGCAAGCGGGTTCTGGTGGTGGGCGCCGGCTCCATCGGCCGGCAGATCGGGCGCCTCGTGGGCGCCATCGGCATGAACGCCCACGGCATAGCGCGCACCCCGCGCCAGGACGACCCGGACTTCGTCGCCGTCCACGGCAACGACGACCTGTATGAGCAGCTGGGGCACGCCGATTACGTCGTGATCGCCGCGCCCCTGACCCCGAAGACCGAAGGCCTGTTCGACGAACGCGCCTTCAAGGCCATGAAACCCAGCGCCCGCCTCATCAATATCGGCCGGGGCCCCATCGTGAAAACCGGCGATCTGCTGGCGGCACTGCGCAACGGCGAGATTGCCGGCGCGGGTCTGGACGTGTTCGAGGAGGAGCCCCTGCCCGCGGACCATCCGCTCTGGGACATGGAGAATGTCACCATGACCGCGCACATGGCCGGCGACTTCATCGGCTGGAAACGCGCCTTGACCGATCAGTTCCTGGAGAACTTCGATCACTGGCATCGGGGCGATGATGTGTTCAACCTGGTCGATAAGGAACTGGGCTACGCCGGTAGCCGCTGA
- a CDS encoding EAL domain-containing protein: MVKQSAVLFDESHCGQCECGEGLDFSFSFAFQPIVDVVNRSVYAYEALVRGLEGEGAMSVLEQVNERNRYTFDQVCRVKAVKLAARLGMESRLSINFMPNAVYQAEYCIRTTLAAAKTYDFDTRKIIFELTENEKLASVEHLVSIIEAYKEMGFATAIDDFGAGYSRFNIMIASPPDILKLDMGLIRGIHDNPNKQAVVSGIITMMNHLGGRIVAEGVETKQEYFWLRSQGINLYQGYLFAKPGFECLPEPVFPV; the protein is encoded by the coding sequence ATGGTGAAACAGTCCGCTGTACTTTTCGACGAAAGCCACTGTGGTCAGTGTGAATGTGGCGAAGGGTTGGACTTCTCCTTCTCATTTGCTTTTCAGCCCATTGTCGATGTTGTGAATCGGTCCGTCTATGCCTACGAGGCTTTGGTCCGTGGACTGGAAGGAGAGGGGGCGATGTCGGTTCTGGAACAGGTGAATGAGCGCAATCGCTACACCTTTGATCAGGTCTGCCGCGTGAAGGCGGTTAAGCTGGCGGCTCGATTGGGTATGGAGTCGCGTCTAAGCATCAATTTTATGCCTAACGCGGTCTATCAGGCCGAGTATTGCATCCGCACCACCCTGGCTGCAGCGAAGACCTACGACTTCGATACTCGAAAGATCATCTTTGAACTGACCGAGAATGAAAAGCTGGCATCCGTGGAGCACCTGGTATCGATCATTGAAGCCTATAAGGAAATGGGGTTCGCCACCGCGATCGACGATTTTGGTGCCGGCTACTCACGCTTCAACATCATGATTGCGAGCCCGCCAGATATTCTCAAGCTGGATATGGGACTGATACGCGGCATTCACGACAACCCTAACAAGCAGGCGGTGGTATCTGGCATTATTACCATGATGAACCATCTCGGCGGGCGGATTGTCGCTGAAGGTGTTGAGACCAAACAGGAGTATTTCTGGCTCCGCTCCCAGGGCATTAATCTCTATCAAGGGTATCTGTTCGCCAAACCGGGATTTGAATGTCTGCCCGAGCCCGTTTTCCCGGTGTAG
- a CDS encoding acyl-CoA desaturase: protein MNAAVKPEGLERPVYGQPDERELRDAMKRDLPADTFQAQSWRVIWFLPLQLLIWGGLAVILLAGLPWYANLGLGLLVGHSIGCQALLAHEVLHGALGMSRRWQNLFGWLGFGPFIVPPEFWRKWHNVVHHGNTNAGDVDPDSFGTLRRYKTDPKQKKFTKLAPGSGSWYSYLFLTYSFTFHAQLVLWFQAKRRKQFRGFDRQRAIRQSLVCLAAWVALAVVSGPLMVFTVVIPFMVANALGQGYILTNHFLRPQTATNNPLDNSMSLRSHPLLDRLHFRFSHHVEHHFFPKMASNKAPRVRAWLEQHHAERYVAMPHGTALKLLYTTPRVYKSATELVDPNRPERVVDLLPLQRQYAASNRL, encoded by the coding sequence ATGAACGCTGCGGTAAAACCTGAAGGCCTGGAACGGCCGGTGTATGGCCAGCCCGACGAGCGTGAGCTCCGGGATGCAATGAAGCGGGATCTGCCTGCGGATACCTTCCAGGCCCAGAGCTGGCGGGTGATCTGGTTCCTGCCACTGCAACTGCTGATCTGGGGTGGACTGGCGGTCATCCTGCTGGCCGGCCTGCCCTGGTACGCCAACCTCGGACTTGGTCTACTGGTGGGGCATAGCATCGGCTGTCAGGCGCTGTTGGCCCATGAGGTCCTGCATGGCGCCCTGGGCATGAGTCGCCGGTGGCAGAATCTGTTCGGCTGGCTGGGCTTTGGTCCGTTCATCGTGCCGCCCGAATTCTGGCGCAAGTGGCACAACGTGGTTCACCACGGCAACACCAACGCCGGCGACGTCGATCCGGACAGCTTCGGCACCTTGCGCCGTTACAAGACCGACCCGAAGCAGAAGAAGTTCACCAAGCTCGCGCCCGGTTCAGGCTCCTGGTACAGCTACCTGTTCCTGACCTATTCCTTCACCTTCCACGCCCAGCTGGTGCTCTGGTTCCAGGCCAAACGGCGCAAGCAGTTCCGAGGCTTTGACCGGCAACGGGCCATCCGGCAGTCGTTGGTCTGTCTGGCCGCCTGGGTGGCGCTCGCGGTGGTGTCTGGGCCACTCATGGTGTTCACCGTGGTGATTCCGTTCATGGTCGCCAACGCCCTGGGCCAGGGTTACATTCTGACCAATCACTTCCTGCGCCCGCAGACCGCCACCAATAACCCGCTGGACAACTCCATGAGCCTGCGCAGTCATCCGCTGCTGGATCGTCTGCATTTCCGCTTCAGTCACCATGTCGAGCACCACTTCTTCCCGAAGATGGCGTCCAACAAGGCACCCAGGGTCCGCGCCTGGCTGGAGCAGCATCACGCAGAACGCTACGTGGCCATGCCCCACGGTACCGCGCTCAAACTCCTGTACACCACGCCCCGGGTCTACAAGTCGGCCACGGAATTGGTCGACCCCAACCGGCCGGAACGGGTGGTGGATCTACTGCCGTTGCAGCGGCAGTACGCTGCCAGCAATCGCCTGTAA
- a CDS encoding CPXCG motif-containing cysteine-rich protein, with translation MSALESVLIQCPYCWETLDVSVDPSVPEQEYVEDCQVCCRPILIHVSFDDDLTPHVDARAENE, from the coding sequence ATGTCAGCCCTGGAGTCTGTCCTCATACAATGCCCCTACTGCTGGGAGACCCTGGATGTCAGTGTCGACCCGTCGGTGCCGGAGCAGGAGTATGTGGAAGACTGCCAGGTCTGCTGTCGCCCCATCCTGATCCACGTCAGCTTCGATGACGACCTCACGCCCCACGTGGATGCCCGGGCCGAAAACGAGTAA
- a CDS encoding response regulator transcription factor has product MAQTIIVADDHPLFRAALKQAVSQAVPDAETVEVDSIKALQAAVESHPDADLVLLDLNMPGAHGFSGLVFMRGQYPGLPVVVVSGSEELQVMRRSIDYGGSGFIPKSAPLPTITEAIQAVLEGDVWLPEGVAEKIERMHSDATDFSEKLASLTPQQFRVLGMLAEGLLNKQIAYDLDVSEATIKAHITAVFRKLGVRNRTQAVIAIQQMEIDPSDQSLSGS; this is encoded by the coding sequence ATGGCACAAACAATTATCGTCGCTGATGATCATCCGTTGTTTCGAGCAGCATTGAAGCAGGCGGTCAGTCAGGCGGTGCCCGATGCCGAGACCGTAGAGGTCGATAGCATTAAGGCACTGCAGGCGGCGGTAGAGTCGCACCCGGATGCGGATCTGGTGTTACTGGATCTGAACATGCCGGGGGCCCACGGCTTCTCCGGCCTGGTGTTCATGCGAGGCCAGTATCCGGGCTTGCCGGTGGTGGTTGTGTCAGGTTCGGAAGAGTTGCAGGTTATGCGCCGCTCCATCGACTACGGCGGGTCCGGCTTCATTCCGAAGTCGGCGCCGCTGCCGACGATCACCGAGGCCATCCAGGCCGTGCTGGAAGGGGACGTCTGGTTGCCCGAGGGCGTGGCCGAGAAGATCGAGCGCATGCACTCGGACGCGACCGATTTCTCCGAGAAGCTGGCATCGCTGACACCCCAGCAGTTCCGGGTGTTGGGCATGCTGGCCGAGGGCCTGCTGAACAAGCAGATCGCCTACGATCTGGATGTTTCGGAGGCCACCATCAAGGCACACATCACCGCGGTGTTCCGCAAGCTGGGTGTCCGTAACCGGACCCAGGCGGTGATCGCCATCCAGCAGATGGAGATCGATCCGTCGGACCAGTCCCTGTCCGGCAGCTGA
- a CDS encoding isocitrate/isopropylmalate dehydrogenase family protein, which produces MAETIRIAVTPGDGIGPEVVSEAVRCLEKLRARHGLALEWTRFPWPSHAWHEEHGESMPEDALTQLQAYDAILLGALGDPGPMDDSERYLLPDSISLAPLLDMRKGFDQWVCERPARLLPGARQYLADERAKDIDMLVIRENSEGEYVSQGGRLRKGTEDEVATQMEVFTRKATDRIIRYGFEQARLRAAQRVKEGRTRSFRTLDGRTCESQVCLVTKRNALRYWGDMYTEAFEAISQEFPDVAVHHELVDAACMKFVQSPWAFDVVVASNLQGDILTDLAAVLSGGMGVAPSCNLNPTNPDMPSMFEPTHGSAPDIAGQGVADPTAMLFTTARMLEWLGRRDPALAAAGKQLFDAVAADLAEQSGNPRSTHEIGSAICQRLDG; this is translated from the coding sequence ATGGCCGAAACCATCCGCATTGCGGTTACCCCCGGCGACGGCATTGGCCCGGAAGTGGTGAGCGAAGCCGTCCGCTGCCTGGAAAAACTGCGCGCCAGACACGGCCTGGCCCTGGAGTGGACCCGGTTTCCCTGGCCATCCCACGCGTGGCACGAGGAGCACGGCGAATCCATGCCCGAGGACGCCCTGACCCAGTTGCAGGCCTACGATGCCATCTTGCTGGGTGCGCTGGGTGACCCGGGGCCCATGGACGACAGCGAACGCTACCTGCTTCCGGACAGCATTTCCCTGGCGCCGCTGCTGGACATGCGCAAGGGCTTTGACCAGTGGGTGTGCGAACGCCCAGCCCGCCTGCTGCCGGGTGCGCGCCAGTACTTGGCGGACGAGCGGGCCAAGGACATCGACATGCTGGTGATTCGGGAGAACTCCGAGGGCGAGTATGTGAGCCAGGGTGGCCGCCTGCGCAAGGGCACCGAGGATGAAGTGGCCACCCAGATGGAGGTGTTCACCCGCAAGGCCACCGATCGGATCATCCGGTATGGCTTCGAACAGGCCCGACTGCGGGCGGCGCAACGGGTCAAGGAAGGGCGCACCCGCAGCTTCCGCACCCTGGATGGCCGTACCTGCGAAAGCCAGGTGTGCCTGGTGACCAAGCGCAACGCCCTGCGCTACTGGGGCGATATGTACACCGAAGCCTTCGAGGCCATCAGCCAGGAATTCCCGGACGTCGCCGTCCACCACGAGTTGGTGGACGCGGCTTGCATGAAATTTGTCCAGAGTCCCTGGGCGTTTGACGTGGTGGTCGCCAGCAACCTCCAGGGCGATATCCTGACTGATCTGGCGGCGGTGCTGTCCGGCGGTATGGGGGTGGCGCCGTCGTGCAACCTGAACCCGACCAACCCGGACATGCCGTCCATGTTCGAGCCCACCCACGGCAGCGCCCCCGACATTGCCGGCCAGGGTGTGGCCGACCCTACCGCCATGCTGTTCACCACCGCGCGGATGCTGGAATGGCTGGGACGTCGGGATCCGGCCCTGGCCGCCGCCGGCAAGCAACTGTTTGATGCGGTGGCGGCGGACCTGGCCGAACAGTCCGGCAATCCCCGCAGCACCCACGAGATCGGTTCGGCCATCTGCCAGCGACTGGACGGCTGA
- a CDS encoding DUF1439 domain-containing protein, producing the protein MLTPFRNGLWALTVLALVLSTGCASISPYSISEGELERHLQDVVKEFDRQQLRSGSPLSLSLSDADITLGPDGRDVAVIDVRGQVAVNAMLARLPVDIALKVEGAPVYDSTEKAIFIRRLQLLESSVESPFFRGDLNPLTQNVMRAVAQMLETMPVYRLDETDFTQRMFGALPVDVRVAPGRLEFVMADR; encoded by the coding sequence ATGCTGACACCTTTCCGAAACGGCCTGTGGGCCCTGACTGTCCTGGCCCTGGTCCTCAGCACCGGCTGCGCCAGCATTTCCCCCTATTCGATTTCCGAAGGCGAGCTGGAGCGCCACCTGCAGGATGTGGTCAAGGAGTTTGACCGGCAGCAGTTGCGCAGTGGCTCGCCCCTGAGCCTCAGTCTCAGCGACGCCGACATCACCCTGGGGCCGGATGGCCGGGATGTGGCGGTGATTGATGTGCGGGGGCAGGTGGCGGTCAACGCCATGCTGGCGCGATTGCCGGTGGACATCGCGCTCAAGGTGGAGGGGGCGCCGGTGTACGACAGTACTGAAAAGGCGATCTTCATCCGCCGCCTGCAACTGCTGGAGAGCAGCGTCGAGTCGCCGTTCTTTCGTGGCGACCTGAACCCGCTGACCCAGAACGTCATGCGGGCGGTGGCGCAGATGCTGGAAACCATGCCGGTCTACCGACTCGATGAGACCGACTTCACCCAGCGCATGTTCGGAGCGCTGCCGGTGGACGTGCGGGTGGCGCCGGGGCGCCTGGAGTTTGTCATGGCGGACCGCTAG
- a CDS encoding pyridoxal phosphate-dependent aminotransferase, translating into MASAANYETGQARPRKVKYRKNKASWNPAMQAIPVPGIRRMVNMAATMKDVIHLSIGQPDLPTPKHVIDAYIDALNAGQTGYTMDAGLPELLVALRDYYGKRYNRKLTRDNILITSGATEAMYLAISATSAPGRQFIVTDPSFLLYAPLIRMNGGEVKFVPTRAENDHQLDPDEVIKAMGPRTFALILNNPNNPTGAVYPRSTVETILEECAYRGIQVYADEVYDHLIFDDDDFASVLNCSMDLDNIMCISSFSKTYSMAGLRVGWVISSQAAIKSLRRYHMFTTSVANTPSQFAGVAALTGDQQCVRDMVDIYRERRDKVVELVDQTPYLTGYKPGGAFFAFPDLPPHVDGSDLALRMLKETGVCVVPGDAFGEESTNAVRISFSTTCEKLEQAFDRIIPWMAKQQF; encoded by the coding sequence ATGGCATCCGCCGCCAACTACGAAACCGGCCAGGCCAGACCGCGAAAAGTGAAGTACCGGAAGAACAAGGCCAGCTGGAACCCTGCCATGCAGGCGATTCCGGTGCCGGGTATCCGTCGCATGGTGAACATGGCGGCCACCATGAAAGATGTCATCCATCTTTCCATTGGTCAGCCCGACCTGCCGACCCCCAAGCACGTGATTGACGCCTACATCGATGCGCTCAATGCCGGGCAGACCGGCTACACCATGGACGCGGGCCTGCCCGAGTTGCTGGTCGCGCTGCGGGATTATTACGGCAAACGCTACAACCGCAAGCTCACCCGGGACAACATCCTGATCACCAGTGGCGCCACCGAGGCCATGTACCTGGCGATTTCCGCCACGTCGGCGCCGGGGCGCCAGTTCATCGTGACCGACCCCTCGTTCCTGCTGTACGCGCCGCTGATCCGCATGAACGGTGGCGAGGTCAAGTTCGTGCCGACCCGGGCCGAGAACGATCACCAGCTGGATCCGGACGAAGTGATCAAGGCCATGGGGCCGCGCACTTTCGCGTTGATCCTGAACAACCCGAACAACCCCACCGGGGCGGTCTACCCGCGCAGCACCGTGGAGACCATCCTTGAGGAATGTGCCTACCGGGGCATCCAGGTCTACGCCGATGAGGTCTACGACCACCTGATCTTTGACGACGACGATTTTGCCAGTGTCCTCAACTGCTCCATGGACCTGGATAACATCATGTGCATTAGCAGCTTCTCCAAGACCTACAGCATGGCGGGGCTGCGCGTGGGCTGGGTGATTTCCAGCCAGGCCGCCATCAAGTCCCTGCGGCGCTACCACATGTTCACCACCTCGGTGGCCAATACCCCGTCCCAGTTCGCCGGTGTGGCGGCGCTCACCGGCGACCAGCAGTGCGTCAGGGACATGGTGGATATCTACCGTGAGCGGCGGGACAAGGTGGTGGAACTGGTGGACCAGACCCCCTACCTGACCGGGTACAAGCCGGGCGGGGCCTTTTTCGCGTTCCCGGATCTGCCGCCCCACGTCGACGGGTCCGACCTGGCGCTGCGCATGCTCAAGGAAACCGGCGTCTGTGTGGTACCCGGGGATGCCTTTGGTGAGGAGTCCACCAACGCGGTGCGAATCAGTTTCTCGACCACCTGCGAGAAGCTCGAGCAGGCCTTCGACCGCATCATCCCCTGGATGGCGAAACAGCAATTCTGA
- a CDS encoding acyl-CoA dehydrogenase family protein, whose product MDFNISERGQDYLKRVKAFMADEIFPIEAQYHKELMAQDNRWVVLPIIKELKEKARAQGLWNMFFPDEKYGCGLLNSDYALIAEETGRSFIAPEIFNCNAPDTGNMEVLIHYGSEEQKAEWLPRLMSGEIRSAFCMTEPGVASSDATNMEATAVVEGDEVVLNGRKWWSTGIGHPDCKVAIFMGLTDPDAHKHRRHSMVLVPLDTPGVKVERMLPVFGAYDEPYGHGEVVFDNVRLPKSAFIAGPGRGFEIAQGRLGPGRVHHCMRAIGAAERTLELLIKRATSREAFGRPVAKLGGNPDIIANARMSIEQARLLTLKCAWALDTKGIAGALQEVSMIKAVIPAMLQTIVDQAIQIHGGAGVSDDDFPLTQLFAYARVLRLADGPDEVHRAMVARLELAKYKNRGS is encoded by the coding sequence ATGGATTTCAACATTTCCGAGAGAGGCCAGGATTACCTGAAGCGCGTGAAGGCGTTCATGGCCGACGAGATTTTTCCCATTGAGGCGCAGTACCACAAGGAACTGATGGCCCAGGACAACCGCTGGGTGGTTCTGCCGATCATCAAGGAACTGAAGGAGAAGGCCCGGGCCCAGGGGCTCTGGAACATGTTCTTCCCGGATGAGAAATACGGCTGTGGCCTGCTCAATTCCGACTACGCGCTGATCGCCGAGGAAACCGGCCGCAGTTTCATTGCGCCGGAAATCTTCAACTGCAACGCGCCGGACACCGGCAACATGGAAGTGCTGATCCACTATGGCTCCGAGGAACAGAAGGCCGAGTGGCTGCCGCGCCTGATGAGCGGCGAGATCCGCTCCGCGTTCTGCATGACTGAGCCGGGCGTGGCCTCCTCCGATGCCACCAACATGGAAGCCACCGCGGTGGTGGAAGGCGACGAGGTGGTGCTCAACGGTCGCAAATGGTGGAGCACCGGCATCGGCCACCCGGACTGCAAGGTCGCCATTTTCATGGGGCTGACCGATCCGGACGCCCACAAGCACCGTCGCCATTCCATGGTGCTGGTGCCCCTGGACACCCCGGGCGTGAAGGTGGAGCGCATGCTGCCGGTGTTTGGCGCCTACGACGAGCCTTACGGCCACGGCGAGGTGGTATTCGACAACGTGCGTCTGCCCAAGAGTGCCTTTATTGCCGGCCCGGGCCGTGGTTTCGAAATTGCCCAGGGACGTCTGGGGCCGGGCCGGGTGCATCATTGCATGCGCGCCATCGGCGCTGCCGAGCGTACCCTGGAATTGCTGATCAAGCGTGCCACCAGCCGCGAGGCTTTCGGTCGCCCGGTGGCCAAGCTGGGTGGCAACCCGGACATCATCGCCAACGCCCGCATGTCGATCGAGCAGGCGCGGTTGCTGACCCTGAAGTGCGCCTGGGCCCTGGACACCAAGGGCATTGCCGGGGCGCTGCAGGAAGTCTCGATGATCAAGGCGGTGATTCCGGCCATGCTGCAGACCATTGTCGATCAGGCCATTCAGATTCACGGCGGTGCCGGGGTCAGTGACGATGACTTCCCGCTGACGCAGTTGTTCGCCTATGCTCGGGTTTTGCGGTTGGCGGATGGGCCGGATGAGGTGCATCGGGCTATGGTGGCTCGCCTGGAGTTGGCTAAATATAAGAATCGGGGTTCCTGA
- a CDS encoding LysR family transcriptional regulator, translating into MALNRLDLNLLHVFDTIYREGSLTRAAKALHLTQPAVSHSLSRLRDHFDDPLFTRQGNQMIPTPLARRFLESMRPGLNQIQGAVNQFHAFDPASQRKTYSLGLRDILESTVLPQLMQRLDPYPELEVVSQRTARRDMETLLAAGKLDFAVDVLLPVSNQTAHERLRRDRLVVLARSNHPLTRQPLTMEGYLSARHVLVSSRSEGPGVEDFELSRLGVTRDIRLRCQHYFAACRVVETSDLLVTMPEAYAGIMAQRADVVIMDPPADLPALDVHLYWHQAYEKEPALVWFRDQLRDIG; encoded by the coding sequence ATGGCCCTGAATCGCCTCGACCTCAACCTGCTGCATGTGTTCGACACCATTTACCGGGAGGGCAGCCTGACCCGGGCCGCCAAGGCCCTGCACCTGACCCAGCCGGCGGTCAGCCACTCCCTGTCGCGGCTGCGGGACCATTTTGACGACCCGCTGTTCACCCGCCAGGGCAACCAGATGATTCCCACGCCGCTGGCGCGCCGGTTCCTGGAGTCCATGCGCCCGGGGCTGAACCAGATCCAGGGTGCGGTGAACCAGTTCCACGCCTTCGATCCCGCCAGCCAGCGCAAAACCTACTCCCTGGGGCTCAGGGACATTCTCGAATCCACCGTGCTGCCGCAACTGATGCAGCGACTGGACCCTTACCCGGAACTGGAGGTGGTGAGCCAACGCACGGCCCGGCGCGACATGGAAACCCTGCTGGCGGCGGGCAAGCTGGACTTTGCCGTGGATGTGCTGTTACCGGTGAGCAACCAGACCGCGCACGAACGTCTGCGGCGGGATCGCCTGGTGGTACTGGCCCGGTCGAACCACCCGCTGACGCGACAGCCACTGACCATGGAGGGCTACCTGTCGGCCCGCCACGTCCTGGTATCGTCCCGATCGGAGGGGCCGGGGGTGGAGGATTTCGAGCTGTCCCGGCTGGGAGTGACCCGCGACATCCGGCTGCGCTGCCAGCACTATTTCGCCGCCTGTCGGGTGGTGGAGACCTCGGACCTGCTGGTGACCATGCCCGAGGCCTACGCAGGCATCATGGCCCAGCGGGCGGACGTGGTCATCATGGACCCGCCCGCCGACCTGCCGGCACTGGACGTGCACCTGTATTGGCACCAGGCCTACGAGAAGGAACCCGCGCTGGTCTGGTTCCGGGACCAGCTCAGGGACATCGGCTAA